The nucleotide sequence TAATTTTGTACAAAGGAATTGACATTAATTTATCTGGTGTTAACCATTCAATATTGAGTAGCCTTCCTATCGTTCCCAATACTATTCCTCCAATTAATATCCCCGCAATCGCAGGTAATTTAGTAGCGCCTGCCAGTTTAGTAAATACAACACCAGTCAAAACCATAACCACAATAACTGATAACAATAAAATAAGTTCCATGTATCCCCCCTGTTAATGCCTCTTTATAATAAGAAATTCCCGAGTACACAAATTCGGGAACTTCTTATAAATAATTTATTAAAAGATATTCTTTTATTTATATAAATAGTTATATCTAAAACTGTAGTTCATAAGAATTTTGAATAATTGACATTAATTTGACTATTGTTTCATTAACTGGAACTGGTACATTGAATTTTTTTCCTTCTTTTGCTACCGCTCCATTGATTGATTCAATTTCAGTTAATCGTTTATTCATAGCATCCTGAGCCATAGAAGGATAGTGTGCTCCCACTTTAGGAAGTTGTATTTTTATGAATCCCATGATTTTATCATAATCTAAGGAAATTTTCTTTGCACGAGCTACAGCAACAATTTCTCTAAGTATATCTTCTACTAATGCCATTCCTTCATTGTGACCGATGAAATCACCAGCTTTTAATCTAGTTAATGCACAAGCAGCGTTGAAACATCCGTTTATAGCTAATTTCCCCCAAATATCCTCTTCAACATCCATAGATAATATTGCATTTACACCAGATTTTGCAAATGTATTTACTATATTTTCTACTTTATGATCTACTGTACCATTCAAAGGTTTGATTTTAATAACACCATCTAACAAATGGCATTTGATGTGTCCAGGTCCTTTTAAATCGCTTCCAACTTCACAAATTCCAAACATTATTTGATTATTATCCACAACTTCACTGATTATTTCTACATTTCCAAGACCATTTTGCAATGCAAGAACCGTAGTATCTTCATCAATCATTGGAAGTGCTTCTCTTATAGACTTAGACAAGTAATTACTTTTAGATAAAAGGATAACAAAATCTACAGTGCCCACTTCTTTAGGATCAACAGTTGCATTAATATCAATATACTCATCACCACTGCTATCACTCATTAAAAGACCTTCTTTTTTTACTTTATCCATATGTTCTTTCCAAGGATCTACCAACCATACTTCTTCTCCAGCTTTTCTTAGTAAGCCTCCAAACAAGCATCCCATTGCGCCAGCACCCATAATTGCTATTTTCATAATTTCACCACTCCTTTTTTTAAAATGCTGAATCATATTCACCGAACTTGATTCGATAAAACTTTAACACATTGTGAATAGATTGTCAACATTGTTTTCCCCAACTGTGAATGATATAATAAATAAATAAATAAATAATGATCAAAAGAGGTGTACTATGAAACAACTAACTAACCGTCAAAAACAAGCTATTAATACGAGATTAAAAATTATAGATGCAGGAATTGATCTTTTTAAATATTCTGACTTCGGGGATGTAAAAATAAAAGACATATGTGAAAAAGCGAATATATCTGTTGGTACTTTTTATCATCATTTTCAATCTAAAGAAGACGTTATAAAAGTTAGTTATGAAAAAATAGATTCATTGTTGAAAGACAAATATAAAGATATAAAGTTTGAAGATACTTTTAAGACTATTTATTCTTTAATTGAAGAATCATCGCAAATAACAATATCTTATGGCTACAAGCTTACAACGCATGTTTATTCGACCCAATTAACAATTGATAGTAAATATATTTTAGATGAGAACCGCTATCTCTATAAATGTTTAAATGAAACCTTGGAAAACGGTCTGAATAAAAAAGAAATTATATCTAGTCTAACCTCTAAAGAAATCACTGATATGATAATGAGATTAACAAGAGGTGTCACTTTTGATTGGTGTTTACATGAAGGGAATTATAATTTAATCGAACGTACTCTTAAAGATTTAGAGCTTATGCTCACTAATTTTAAGTTTTTATAAATTAATTTAAATATTTGAAGATTTCCTTTATTCTCATAAAAATCAGATCTTTGAAGTTGCATTTCGTTTGCCGTTAAGCCTCAAACGCTTGGGTAAGTACTGACAAAAATGGTTTTTGAAATAAATTTGAAATATGAGGTGGGGAAATGGAGAAAGAAAAATTTACTATTCCGGCAGTAAGAGGAATAATAGAGGATAATATAGATGGGGAAGATGTTATCTTGATACAAAAAAGATTTAAGGATTCCAAAGATGGAAATGGATTATTAGAGATACCGGCAGGAAAAATAAGGGAATTTGAAGATATATTTACATGTTTAAGAAGGGAGATCAGGGAAGAGACTGGTTTAGAGGTTATAAAAATTGTAGGGGAAGACGAAGCTGTTAAAGTAGTAGAAAATGGATATTGTGTTTTAAACTATGAGTCTTTTAGTACTTCTCAAAATATAGGTGGAGAATACCCTGTAATGGTGCAGATCTTTCTCTGTAAAGCTAAAGGGGAGCTTCTTAGATCTTCCAACGAATCTCAAGAAATTCAATGGATTTCATTGAAGGTATTAAAAGAAAAGTTGGAAAGATCTCAAAGTGATTTTTATCCAATGCATATCAGTGCATTAAAAAAATATCTTAAGATGAAGAATGTTTAGTTAAAAAATCTAATATTTTGTTTTAAAGATATTTTTCCCCCTGGGGATTTCTATTTTGGATATGACTATCCCTCCTAATAATATAACAATACCAATTATATTTACAGCCAAAAGATATTCTTTTAAGAAAAAATGACCGATAATGGCAGCTGCTGGAAGTTCTACCAGACTGATTATACTTGCTTTTGTAGGTGTGATAAATTTAAGTGACATAGAATAAATAGTATAAGAAAAAACTGTGGGAATCAGCCCTAATAAGATTGAAAAAATAATAGTATTGAGACTGAATGTTTTTAAAAGTATTTTTATATCCAGCATAGGAAATGTAAAAATAGACCCTATTAGAAAACTATACATAAGAATCCCTGTAAAATTAAAATTTTCGGGGATTTTTTTTCTTAATATAGGAAAAGATCCAAAGGCTAATGCCGATAACAGTCCCACAAGAAGACCTGCTCCATTGGTTTGCAGCTTAGAAAAATCTCCTCCTGTTACAACAAGAGATGCCCCATAAAGAGCTAAAAATAAAGCTAAACCTTTGAATAAAGTTATTTTTTCAGAGAAAAAGATTCTGGATAGAAGTGCTGTAAAAAGCGGTCCCAAACATACCATCATTATTCCAACTGTTGTAGATGTCATAGAAATACATTTATACATGGCTAAACTCATGGTTCCCTGACTTATAATTCCAATTAAAATGGCATGTTTTAATTCTTTTTTTTCTATTCTCACTTTTCCTTTATCCGTCATGAAATAAAAAAGAAACATGATTAAAAATGCAAAAAATAATCTCAAGAAAGCTACTTCAAAGGGACCAATACCTGTTTTTCCCAGAAAGTAGGAGATAATCCCGATTGTTCCCCATCCAACACCTGCTAAAAATGCTAGAGTATATCCATTTTTTCCCATCTCCTCGCCTCCTTTGGTTATATCTGATTTAGATGCAGTTGTTTAAATTTATTAAGTTTGGATTATTTATATAGATTTTTAAATATTTTTTGTGAACCAACAGAGGAAATTAAGTTATTCAAAAATTAACTATTAGTAAAACTATACTTCTAATAATAACTATTAGCAAGAAAAAAATAACATTTTACATATAATCGACTTCATAAGAAATAATAAAAAAAGAAGTCATTTTAAAATGACTTCTTAATTTATTACTATTCCAAAACTAAATTTTAATTTTCATCTTTAGTTTCAATGGAGTTCTCAGGGTAACTTGTCCAGTCTGAATAACTTCCTATGTATACTTTTCCATTGGAGAAAAATTCACTGTAAACTGCATAGTCTAAAGATGCATTTACCCCGGATCCACATGAAAATACTATATTTTTTAAGCTGTCCAGTCTCCTAAAAATTTCATTTAACTCATCAACGGATTTTATCTTCCCATCCTTTAATAATGATTTGGAATCTATAGAGAGAGCTGTAGGGAGATGTCCCGGCTTAGAATAAAAAGGTTCATTTTGCCCTAAATATCTTTCATAAGATCTGCACTCTACTAGGGAGATCTCTTTATCTATTATTGCTTCTTTAACTTCATCGATATCAACATAGAGATTATTTTGAATTTCAAAATCATACGTGCTTATTGTAGGAAATGGAGTTATATCACTAGTAACGTTTCCATTTTCTTTTATCCATTCTGGATATCCTCCATCTAATATTTTAACATCCTCATGGCCAATATATTTAAACATCCAGAAAGCTCTGGCTGCTGTAACCATCTCCTCATCGTATACGACGATAGAGCTCTCTTTTGTTATTCCCAGTCTTTCTATCTTTTGAAT is from Psychrilyobacter atlanticus DSM 19335 and encodes:
- a CDS encoding ketopantoate reductase family protein, with the protein product MGAGAMGCLFGGLLRKAGEEVWLVDPWKEHMDKVKKEGLLMSDSSGDEYIDINATVDPKEVGTVDFVILLSKSNYLSKSIREALPMIDEDTTVLALQNGLGNVEIISEVVDNNQIMFGICEVGSDLKGPGHIKCHLLDGVIKIKPLNGTVDHKVENIVNTFAKSGVNAILSMDVEEDIWGKLAINGCFNAACALTRLKAGDFIGHNEGMALVEDILREIVAVARAKKISLDYDKIMGFIKIQLPKVGAHYPSMAQDAMNKRLTEIESINGAVAKEGKKFNVPVPVNETIVKLMSIIQNSYELQF
- a CDS encoding TetR/AcrR family transcriptional regulator, with amino-acid sequence MKQLTNRQKQAINTRLKIIDAGIDLFKYSDFGDVKIKDICEKANISVGTFYHHFQSKEDVIKVSYEKIDSLLKDKYKDIKFEDTFKTIYSLIEESSQITISYGYKLTTHVYSTQLTIDSKYILDENRYLYKCLNETLENGLNKKEIISSLTSKEITDMIMRLTRGVTFDWCLHEGNYNLIERTLKDLELMLTNFKFL
- a CDS encoding NUDIX hydrolase, which translates into the protein MEKEKFTIPAVRGIIEDNIDGEDVILIQKRFKDSKDGNGLLEIPAGKIREFEDIFTCLRREIREETGLEVIKIVGEDEAVKVVENGYCVLNYESFSTSQNIGGEYPVMVQIFLCKAKGELLRSSNESQEIQWISLKVLKEKLERSQSDFYPMHISALKKYLKMKNV
- a CDS encoding DMT family transporter, giving the protein MGKNGYTLAFLAGVGWGTIGIISYFLGKTGIGPFEVAFLRLFFAFLIMFLFYFMTDKGKVRIEKKELKHAILIGIISQGTMSLAMYKCISMTSTTVGIMMVCLGPLFTALLSRIFFSEKITLFKGLALFLALYGASLVVTGGDFSKLQTNGAGLLVGLLSALAFGSFPILRKKIPENFNFTGILMYSFLIGSIFTFPMLDIKILLKTFSLNTIIFSILLGLIPTVFSYTIYSMSLKFITPTKASIISLVELPAAAIIGHFFLKEYLLAVNIIGIVILLGGIVISKIEIPRGKNIFKTKY
- a CDS encoding sulfurtransferase, encoding MKNFISVNQLKENLKDVVILDVRFDLHNSEYGQKKYNEEHIDGSFFIDLDRDLAGDKKEHGGSRPLPEMDRFIQKIERLGITKESSIVVYDEEMVTAARAFWMFKYIGHEDVKILDGGYPEWIKENGNVTSDITPFPTISTYDFEIQNNLYVDIDEVKEAIIDKEISLVECRSYERYLGQNEPFYSKPGHLPTALSIDSKSLLKDGKIKSVDELNEIFRRLDSLKNIVFSCGSGVNASLDYAVYSEFFSNGKVYIGSYSDWTSYPENSIETKDEN